GAATATTCTCCATATCTACTCGTAAAGGATGGGGTTGTACTCTGTTCTGTGGGACTTTATGGGAGTGAGAAAAAGGATACCGTACTAGAAGACTGTAAAATTGTTCATTTGAAATTCAATGAAGATAGCATACAGGCAGTGAGACAAAAGAAAATACAGTGTACATTCAATGGAATCGACATCTTTGCTCCGCTCAATAGAAAGGAGATGGCAAAGACATTTGGCAAAAAAATTTGGCTTTTTCCCTCAGAGAATTCGGTAGATAAAAATGAGCATTATGGAATATCGTGGAGAAATAGAATGTTTTATTTGTTTTGGAATGAATATGATGCATCGATTGATCTTGATGAAGAAAATAGGGCGGTTAGTTTCACATTGTCAACAGACATTGCAAGGGATTTCAAAGTTTTTAGGAAATAAGAACTTGTAAGTAAAGCTATATTTTTCTACTCATTATGCTATAATTTAGCTTATATAAAAAGTGAAGCAGCGGAATGTATGAGGTAAAATTATGAATGGAGAAGTGTATCAAATCGCATCGATCGTATCTGCAGCAAAAAAGGCGTTAAAGGAAAATAGGGATATCACCTATTCGCCACAAAAGTATGTCCAAGATATTTTATTTCGCTTTGTTTCTGTCAATGGGGAGGAACATTATATTGCAAAAAATGTTTCTGAATGGTTTGAGCAGTTAAAGCAAAGGAAGATAGAAGAGATAAAATTACTTTTGCCATATGAAGTAAAGGACAGGTCGAGATTGGGATTTTCTAATCAAAGTGGAAGTATGATTTTGTGTTTTTATCAAGACGGACAGGTCACCTTCTTTAAGCCATATTGGGAGTTTGGTGACAAGGCTAGAATGTGGACAATCTATTACACAGAGAATGTATGGGAAAATCCGCCAGCCAATAAGCCAAATTTTCCAAATAATGAAAATGAGTTGAAAAAATGTTTGGAGGAAGCAAGAGATTTAGCTGAAAAAATAGATTGCGGACATTTTGCAACTATCTTTGCAAAGGCAATTGAAGTATTGGAAAAGAAGGACGAGGGACCAGATCGAGGATATGGTCTTGTGTTGCCACAACTGCCAGAGGAGCATCTAAGAATCTTTGAGGCGGTGAGCCAGGCAGATGTATTTGGCGCTATGGGATCATGGAATGATGAACCTCCCTATATGGCACAGCAAAAGGGACTTGGAGATGAGTATGACAGAATATCACAAGAACTACTTAAAAATAATCGGTTGGCATTGTTGTATGCAGTGAATGAATGGTAATGCGTTAGAAATTGCAATCGATTGTGCTATGCGATGTTTTGCTATACAGGAGGAGAACACAATGCAAAGAATGGACACAAAAGAGCCAAGACCTTTTGAAAAGGTGGGGATTGAAGCAGTACGAAAAGCAGCACCAGAGTGCATGGTACTATTAAAGAATGAGAAAAATATCCTGCCTTTGAATAAGCCAAAGGAAATTGCACTGTATGGCAGTGGCGTTCGGCATACAGTCAAGGGGGGAACAGGATCTGGTGATGTGAATGTGAGGCATTTTGTCACAGTGGAAGAAGGAATCGAAAATGTAGGAATAAAGGTGGCAAGTAAGCCATGGTTAGATGAATATGATAAAGTTTGTGACGCAGAAACAAAAGCGTTTTTTGAACGAGCATATGAAAAGGCGTTGGAAAATCATGAGACTCTATTTGATTCCTTAGTGTGGCTGACAGCACCTCAACCGGAGTATGACATTCCATTTGATGATGAAAATACAGACACGGCCATCTATGTTTTGTCAAGAAACAGTGGCGAAGGAAAAGATAGGAGTGTAGAGAGCGGAGATATTGCTCTAAGTCACAGTGAAATTCGAGATATTTTAGAGCTAAATAGAAAGTATAAAAAATTTGTACTTGTGCTCAATGTCGGTGGTGTAGTTGATTTGACACCAGTGTTAGAAGTGGACACTATACTCTTGATGAGTCAAGTTGGCATTGCCAGTGGCGATGCACTCTGTGATGTATTATTTGGAAAGGCGTATCCATCAGGAAAACTGACCACGACATGGGCAGAGATCAATGACTATCCAAGTACAAAAGGATTTGGAGCTAGGGACGACACCTACTATCATGAGGGGATTTATGTGGGCTATCGATACTTTGATACTGTTGGTTATCAGCCGATGTTTCCATTTGGCTATGGACTTAGCTATACAAAATTTGAAATAACAGAAAGTAAGGTGGTCACAGAGAATGATGTGCTCAAAGATGGCAGCGAGATTACCGTAGAGGCTGTGATAAAAAATATTGGAAAATTTCCAGGAAAAGAAGTTGTACAAGTCTATATCTGTGCACCACAGACAGAACTTGACAAACCTTATCAGGAATTGAAAGGCTATAGAAAGACGAAAGAGCTTTTGCCAAATGCCACAGAGAAGGTTTCCATTCAAATACCAATAGAGAGTTTAGTCTCATTTGACAGCAGGCTAAATGCATATGTGCTGGAAGCAGGTAACTACGAGGTGAGAATAGGCTTTTCGTCAAGAGATATAAAAGCAGTCGTAAAGCTTACATTAGCTGAAGATGTCGTGCTAAAAAAGGTCAAGACGATCTGTGAAAATAAGAATCTCACAGATACTTTTTCAGATTTTACACCGAAATTTGTTGGTCTACAAAATCAAAAAGTGGTGGCAGAAAGTATAGAGTGGAAAGTGAAAAAATCTTCGCCTATTGAAGTAAAGTACTCTGAAGAAGCAGTGGAATATCCAAAGACAGGAAAATATTCTTGGAAAGATGTCACTAGCAAGAGAATCAGCATAGATAGCTTTGTGGCAGGACTTACAAATGAAGAACTGGCACATATCTGTGTGGGAAATTTTGATGAAACCACGGGCGATTCTATTGTTGGAGATGCGTCAGCGAAGGTGGCAGGTGCAGCAGGTGAGACAACACATTTTGATAGAAAGTATGGTATTCCTGAAGTAGTCATGGCAGATGGACCCGCAGGGTTGCGACTTTCACCAATCTACAATCTCAAGAGCGACGGTTGTGTACGATCTAAGGGATCAAGTTTTGATAATGCCTGTATGAAGGTCTTGACAGAGGAACAGCTAAAAAAATTGGGATGGAATTCCGAAAGTGATACAGATGAAAATGTAGATGCCAGTGTAGATTATTATCAATATGCCACGGCAATACCGATTGGCACCGCATTGGCACAGAGCTGGAATGATCAACTTGCATATGAACTTGGTGACTTAGTGGGAAGTGAGATGGAGATATTTGGCATTGATCTGTGGCTTGCCCCCGCATTGAATATTCATAGATCTGTGCTCTGTGGAAGAAACTTTGAGTATTATAGTGAGGATCCTCTGATCAGTGGAAAGATGGCCGCAGCGATCACTAGAGGTGTGCAGTCACATCGGGGAAAGGCGGTTACCATCAAGCATTTTGCTGCAAACAACCAAGAGACAAATCGAAATGCCTCCAACAGTGTAGTCAGTGAGAGAGCGTTGAGAGAAATCTATTTGAAGGGCTTTGAAATTTGTGTGAGGGAAGCCTCTCCAAAGGCTGTGATGAGTTCTTATAATCTTGTCAATGGAGAGCATACTTGTCAAATAAAGGATTTACAGACCTATGTCTTGCGTGATGAATGGGGATTTGATGGATTTGTTATGACGGATTGGTCGGTGACAAAAGGTCTAGCAAAGGGAGATAAGAAGTATCCTGTAGCATATGCATCTGGAATTGTGAAGGCTGGAAATGATATGACTATGCCGGGGAACAGAAACGATGTCATGGACATATTGAAAGCATTGGAGGATCAAAGACATCCATATTCCATAACAAGAGCACAATTACAGTTGTCAGCGAAGAGAATTTTGAGCACGATTTTGTCTATGTGCATATAAAAGGAACAAAGTAAAGAAAGGATGATTTATGAGAATTTCCGTAAACTATGATAATGGAGAAGTTTTTCAACATTTTGGACACACAAAGACATTCAAAATCTACGACATAGAAGATGGGAAAATTGTAAATGTAGAGATGTTACAGAGTGTGGCAGGTGGACATGGAGCAATTCCACAGCAACTAAAGGAGCATCATGTAGATGTTGCTATTTGTGGTGGTCTCGGTGAGGGAATGTTGAAGGCATTGGAGGCAGAAAAAATTGAAATAATGCTACCGCAATCCCACTAGCTTTAGATGGTGGGTTAAGGTAGCAAAAAATAGATATTTGTGATACAATAACTAGCGTTATGGGAGTATGGAAATCAAAGAATAGACACAAATATTTATTACAGTATCATATTATTTTTGTATGTAAGTATAGAAAAAAGCTTTTAGTATCAAAAGAAATATCAGATTATATAAAACAATTTTCTTATGAGATATGCACAAAGAGTAATATAATCATAAAATATATGGAAACAGACAAAGACCATATACACTATATGATAGAAACTGAGCCTACAATATCCATAAGTAAAGTGGTTAATCTAATTAAGAGTTATACAACATATCATATATGGAAAAAGCATACAGTAAGAATCATTTTTGGAAAGAACATACATTTTGGACGGATGGATATTTTGCTTGTAGCGTAGGCAATGTTTCTGAAGAAATGTTAAAGCAATATATAGAAAATCAAGGGTAGAAAGGCGGGTAAGCTTAATGTTAAAGGCATATAGATATCGGATTTATCCAAACAAAGAGCAAGAAATACAGTTAGCAAAGACATTTGGCTGTTGTCGTTTTGTATATAATCAAACCCTTGCGTACAGAAAAGATGCTTATGAAAAAGAAAAAAAGTCTGTCAGTAAAACAGATTGTAATAATTATTGTAATAGAGAGCTGAAAAAAGCTTATGAATGGCTAAAAGAAGTAGATAAATTTGCTTTAACAAATGCAATTTATAATATGGATAGTGCTTATCAAAAGTTTTTCAAAGAACATGCAGGTTATCCAAAGTTTAAGAGTAAGCACAGTAATCATAAATCATATACAACCAATTTTACAAATGGGAATATAACTGTAGATTTTGATAGAGGAAGAATAAAGCTGCCAAAATTAAAAAGGGTAAAAATAAAATTACATAGAAAATTTTCAGGTCGGATAAAAACAGCAACTATATCTAAGGTACCAAGTGGCAAGTACTATGTGTCTGTTCTTGTAGAAACTGAACATAGTCCACTTGTAAAGACAAACGGACAAATAGGATTGGATTTAGGGATAAAAGATTTATGTATCACATCAGATGGGAAGAAATATGAAAATCCGAAGACAATTAAAAAATATGAGAAAAAGCTTACAAGATTACAAAGACAATTAGCAAATAAAACAAAGGGGAGTAGGAACTATCAGAAAAAAAGGAAACAAATAGCACTATGCCATGAGAAAATAGCTAATACAAGAAAAGATTATCTGCATAAGATTTCAAGCGAAATTATAAACGAAAACCAAGTGATAGTTTCGGAAAACTTACAGATAAAAAATATGGTGAAAAATCATAATTTAGCGAAAACTATAAGCGATGTATCGTGGTATGAGCTGACAAGACAACTGGAATATAAGTCAAAATGGAATGGTAGAAATTATATTAAGATAGATACATTTTATGCAAGTAGCCAGCTATGTTTTAGTTGTGGATATAAAAATACAAATGTAAAAGATCTAAAAGTAAGAGATTGGATGTGTCCTTTCTGCAATACAAAACACGATAGAGATATCAATGCGGCAAAAAATATATTGGCAGAAGGATTAAGACAAGTAGTATAAGAAAAAACAATAGGGCAGGGACTGCCCGAATTAACGCCTGTGGAGATAGTAGGTTGCGAGGTCAGCGAAGCAGGAAGCCCATAGGCTTTAGACTATGGGTAGTTCACGTTTGTGCCAATGTTACAGGAGATGTAGACAAAGCTGTGCAGGATTATCTTCAAGGCACATTGAAGTACTCAAAGGAGGCACATCATTGTGGTGGTCATCACCACTAAAGAATATTGGAAACGCATACAGGATATGCAAATAGGGGGGATTTATGGATGTAATAGATGAAAATACTCCCACATTGGCAGGGCTTAGTAAGTCCGAAGTGGCCGACAGAGTGGCTAGGGGAGAGGGAAATAAGGCCGACATAGGAACAGATAAGACGACAAGAGAAATTATTTTATCTAATCTATGTACCTACTTTAATTTGATATTTTTGGTTATTTCTATTTTGTTGATTTTGGTAGGATCGTATAGAAATCTTACATTTTTGCCAATTATTATTGGAAATACAGTGATTGGAATTGTGCAGGAGCTTCGCGCAAAGAAGACATTGGAAAAGATGAATCTTTTGAGTGCTCCGCATGTCGATGTCCTCAGAGATGGGAAACTAGAAAATCTCTTGTCAGAAGAGCTTGTCAAAGATGATATTGTTTTGTTTTCGGCTGGAAAGCAGATTTGTGCAGATGCTAGAGTTGTAGAGGGAAGCATCAATGTAAATGAATCATTGCTGACAGGTGAGGTAGATGAGATTGAAAAGAATGTTGGCAGTGCGTTGATGTCAGGAAGTTTTGTGGTGTCAGGAGAGTGCTATGCAAAAGTTGAAAAAGTAGGTGCCGATTCTTATATTTCAAAGCTGAGCATAGAAGCAAAGTCGATGAGTGGTAAAGAACAGTCAGAAATGATACGCCAAATCAATTTGATTGTTAAGGCCGTAGGTATTATTATCATACCGATTGCTATTATTTTGTTTTGCCAAAGCTATTATGTCAATCATGATACATTGAGCAAAAGTGTGACTTCAACAGTGGCAGCGATTATTGGTATGATTCCAGAGGGACTCTATTTATTGACTACTTTAGCCTTGGCCATCAGCACAGTGAAGCTAGCTAGAAGGAAGGTGCTACTCCATGATATGAAGAGCATTGAGACTTTGGCTAGAGTTGATGTGCTGTGTGTGGATAAGACAGGAACCATTACAGAGCCGGATATGAGGGTAGAAGAGGTATTCCTTTGTAAAAGTGGTTCAAAGCCTGAGCTAAGTGAGGAGGATTTAAAGAGGACACTGGCTGACTATGTTTTTGCTTCTAAAGATAACAATGCAACAATGAAGTCGCTCAAGGAATATGCAAGTAATATTAAGATCTATGGGGACAAAATACCAAAAAAGATTTTGCCCTTTTCCTCTGCACTAAAATATGGAAGCATCACTTTTGAAGATGGTTGCTATTTGCTTGGAGCACCAGAGTTTATTATGAAAGAGAATTTCGTAAAATTTGAAAATGATGTTTTTCCCTATACACAAAGGGGCAGTCGTGTTTTACTTTTTGCAAAGTATGAGGGAGATGATATTGAAAAAGGGATTACTCAAAATGTCATACCACTAGGATTTGTTGCTTTTTCAAATCCAATTCGTGCAAATGCAGAAAAAACATTTAACTACTTTAGGAGTCAAAATGTTGGCATCAAGGTGATATCGGGAGATAATCCACAGACAGTGTCACAGGTTGCCATTCAAGCAGGAATAGAAAATGCCGAAAATTACATTGATGCAAGTTTACTCGACAGCGACAAGAAAATAGAAGAAGCTATGTCAAATTATACCGTGTTTGGGCGTGTGACACCAAAGCAAAAGCAAAAGATTGTAAAGGCCTTACAAAGGCAGGGGCATACAGTGGCGATGACAGGAGATGGTGTCAATGATATCTTGGCAATGAAAGATGCAGATTGCAGTGTGGCCATGGCCTCAGGAAGCGAAGCCTGTGCACAGGCAGCACAGGTCGTACTATTGGATTCTGACTTTGCCCATATGCCAGACCTCGTGTATGAAGGACGAAGAGTGGTCAACAATATTGAGCGTTCCGCAAGTCTATTCCTAGTGAAGAATATCTTCTCCTTACTTTTGTCTGTGCTGTCGGCAGTATTTTTATTTACTTATCCGCTCGAACCTGCACAAATTTCCTTTGTGAGTATGTTTACCATCGGAATTCCAGGATTTCTTTTGGCGTTGGAGCCAAATAAGAATCGAATTCAAGGAAATTTCCTCAAAAATGTGTTGATTAAGGCGTTGCCGGGAGGACTGACGGATGTGATTGCTGTATTTGCCATTGTGGTTGCCGGAAGTGTATTTAGAATATCCGAAGATAGCATAGGAACGATTGCCACCTTGGTCATGTCTGTTGTCGGATTTATGATTTTGACAAAGATCAGCGAACCACTGGACTATCGGAAGTATCTAGTGATTGCAGTGAATGTTGTCGGGTTGCTATTTTCGGGACTCCTTCTTAGAAGATTGTTTGCATTGACTGACTTGTCAAAAATCAGTATTTTACTTATGGTAATTTTTGGATTTGCAGCGGAGTCTGTATTTAGAAATTTGACTTTGTTGGTAGAGAAGGTAGAAATTTTCTATTTGCAGGCAAGGGAAAAAAGTATAAAAAGCAAAAAGTAATGTAAAAAGAGTTGTGCACAAAAGCTATCAAATTGGATTGTAGATGATCTGATTTGATAGCTTTTGTCATGTTGCTATTGGTAGACTTCTAAAGACTTCTTGTGAAAATCAATAATTCTATCTCTGAGAGAAGGAGGTGATTCTACGATGGCCTCCCCAGGATTAAAGCGGCGAAAGTAGCGATATAACTGTTCCTCAGAGCAATTGAAAGAGTATCGAAAACAGCCATTAGGGGCAGGCTTTTTTTCCTTTATCTTTGGTCTTCCAAAGTAAATATGTCGAAAAGAAGACAGCCCTTTTTTTGTTAGAAGGACACAACTTGTTTCAGGTGGAGTATTGATGGCATAGGAAGCACCAAGGCTTTGGGTAAGTGAAAAGTTTTTTTCAATATCTTCAGGGCAAGGGATAAACAAAGAAGTTCCTTGAATCTGTGACATTCTACTTAATCGAAATGAATAATTTTTTATTGTGTTATTTTCATCCAATCCATAGCAGAAGACATAATTAAACATCTGCTCCTTGCCAAGAAAAATTTTATATGGCATTACAGTGTACCATTGATTATCGGATAAATTGTAAAATTTAATACATTTTTTCTGACAACGACAGGAAATATTCTCATACTCAGACTGGAATATAATCCGTTCGCGCTGGTACAAAGGTTTCTTAAAGTAGAGCTTGAGAATTTTACATATAAATCCTGATCGACTCATATCATGGGGACAATCCTTGTCAATTTCTTCGTATATATTTGTGGTATAGTTTTTTTGAGTCGGCTTAAATGACAAGCGATTTTTTTCAGGTGTATCCTCTGTGTTATTGCTGTGACGAGGCAATAGCTCGTCTGCTTCGTTGTCTAGTATCATGTCGATTAGCTTACGAATATCTTTAGCAATCATAGGGTAGGTATCCAATAATTTTGTAAATTCCTCCATTTCGTCCTTATATTTGTCTTTGTTAAAGTATACATAGAGCAGTCGATTGAGAAAGGCATTGGTGTTTCCTTTCGTTGGTTCGCTGTTCTTATTGTCTTTGAATATTTCAAATAGTTCGATATCGTTGTCCATCATTTTGCGGATCTTAGGTGAAGGATAGATATCAATTTTTGCATTCTCCATTCATTTTCCTCCTTTACCTCCTTTACCCATAAAAGGTGGGTGTAAATTATTGCGATATAGCCATTATAATACTTGTTTTAAGCTAATACAAGGGGGGTGGATTGCTTTTTATAAATACGAATTTTAAATAAAAATTAAAAGTGCTATATTATAGGTGTAACGAAGAGAAAACAAGTTGAAAAGAGTGAGCCGTGAGGCATAGGAGGGTATTATGATGAAAGATGTATGTAGAGCATGTGGAGCTATTGCGGTAAAGGCTATAGAGGAAGGTAAATTGGGGGGCTGGCAAATCACTACTATTGTATTGGGTTTGGGAGTGATTGGTCTGATAGCATATAAAGATACTCTGAATTACAACTATAAGTTACAGTCACTAGGAATTGGTACTCAGGCTATGCGATTGAGTGACACAAGTATTAGGGGATAAAGTAGATGCATAAAACTGGATGTAGTAAAGGAGAAAGCGATGAAAAATGAAGTTGTGACACAAAAACAGCAAGAGCAGGGAATGCAATGGCTGGATGTCGCCTATGGTCAAGCGATAAAAGGCATTGGTCTTGGCGACACAAGTGTAGAAAAAATGGCAGGGGATTATCTTGCAAAATATTCAAGTGCAGAAGAAGCTTGCAAGGCAATGTTAAAAAATCAAGTTAAAAAATGTACATCCAGTGGAGTTATCACAGGTTTTGGGGGTTTTACAACACTTCCATTTACTCTTCCGCTCAATGTCACCAGTGTATTGTATATGCAAATGAGAATGATTGCCTGCACAGCGCATTTGGCTGAGTATTCTCCATCGAGTGATCAGACGGAAACACTTGTCCTTGCCTGCCTTGTTGGGGAGCCATTGACTCAGGTAGCAAAGCAAGCGGGTGTAAAACTGGGAACAAGAGTTGCCACAAATGCAATCAAAAAAATTCCAGGCAAAACACTGACAAAAATCAATCAGGCGATTGGCTGTCGGTTTATTACCAAGTTTGGCACAAAGGGAATTGTAAATCTTGGAAAGGCCGTGCCACTGATTGGAGCAGGTGTGGGCGGTGCATTCGACTATTTTGGAACTCGCACCATAGCTGACAGAGCCTATAAGGCATTTTTTGAAGGAAGGTGGTAGAAAAAAGAAAAAACAATAAGATATTGACAAGATATTGAATAGAAATGAAAAATACCTTACACTACATATAGGAAGGTATGGAAAACATTGAGAACAGATAGTTACAAATGACTAGGAGGTCAAAAATGAATATACTTTTTTCACCAGTTGGAGGAACAGATCCAGTATCAGAGCGCAATTTATATGATGGTTCGATGTTGCATATTTGCAGACATTGTGATATTGACAAGGTTTATCTGTATATGACGAAGGAAATATGGGAAAAACATGTAAAGGACAATCGCTATCGTTTCTTTATTGAGAAATTAGCTGAGCAAAAGAATAAGAAGATCGAATGTGTTATTATTGCAGACAAGGATCTTGAAAATGTACAAGTATATGATCAATTCTTATTTAGATTTGAGAAGGAAATCAATTCGATTGTCAAGGAGTTGAAGGAAGGGGATCAATTTTTTATTAATATTTCTTCTGGAACTCCAGCAATGAAAAATGCGTTAGTTATTTTGCAGGACTTAAATGAATATAACTGCAAGTTTATTCAGGTTTCCACGCCAGAAAGGAAAATGAATCAACAGATCCATGAGAAAAATCTTGATTTGGAATTGATGTGGGAGTTAAATGCAGAGCTAGAACGAGATGGCGAGAATCGATGTGCTGAAAATGTATGCCCATCGCTATCGAGACTTAGAAAAGAAGAGATCATCAAAAAGCATATCGACGAGTATGACTATAGAGCGGCACTTTCTGTAGCAAGGAGCATGGAAAAACACAGCATCCAAAATTATATTGAAGAATTGCAGCGAGCAGCAAATCGCTATAATTTGAATATGAAGAAGGTGGATCGTGACTACAAGAAAGATGGATTTGACATCACACCAGTAAAGTCTGGAGATGCGAGAAAGCTTTTTGAGTACGCATTGTGGTTGAATATCAAGGAAAAAAGGCAGGAGTATATTGACTTTGTCAGAGGTATTACACCAATTGTTGTCGAGCTATTTGAAGTTGTGTTAAAGAGCAAAGGAAAGTTGGACATCAATGACTATTGCAAGGTAAATAAGTATGGTGTCAGAAAGTGGGATCAAGACAAAGTTACACGGAATTTGCCAGGTAGATCGGATAGTATCAGTGAGATCACGGACAGGGAGCATAGAGAAAAGCACAGTGAAGATGCAAATCCATCTAGGTTTAATTTGTCCAATGTATATTCAGAGGCCCTATTGTATCTGTTGAGAAATTTGGCCGATGATACGACACTTCTAGATATTGCAAATAATCTCAGAAGTGTGGAGGAGAAAGTGAGAAATCTTGCTGCACATGATATTGTTTCACTCGATGGCAATGACATCAAGAATAGGACTGGATTTACTCCTTCTCAGATTATGGATATGATAAAGAAGCTTTTTGCCTATACGAATTTTGGCATTAAACCAGAGTATTGGAATTCCTATGAGGAGATGAATAGGGAGTTAAAGAGAAGGATTAGCGACCATGCAAAAAGAAGCTAGATCCATTCAATAGATGAGTGAATATCAAATGAAATGGATGAGGAAGGTAAGTAGAGGAATTTACTTGTCTTCCTCTTTCGAGGATGGTGTAAGGGATGGGGATATGGACGATAAATTTATATTATTAAGGCGAGATGGAAAAGAATTAGAGTATAGCAAAAATTGTGACTGGATCAAGGTCTTAGTGAAAATAGATGCGGCGATGGCACTAGCACCGATTGATGACGATTGTATTGAAAAGATAAATAATGATTTCTATCATGAACTTGTGTTATTGAAACAGCAACTTGGA
This region of Lachnospiraceae bacterium oral taxon 096 genomic DNA includes:
- a CDS encoding glycoside hydrolase family 3 C-terminal domain-containing protein; its protein translation is MQRMDTKEPRPFEKVGIEAVRKAAPECMVLLKNEKNILPLNKPKEIALYGSGVRHTVKGGTGSGDVNVRHFVTVEEGIENVGIKVASKPWLDEYDKVCDAETKAFFERAYEKALENHETLFDSLVWLTAPQPEYDIPFDDENTDTAIYVLSRNSGEGKDRSVESGDIALSHSEIRDILELNRKYKKFVLVLNVGGVVDLTPVLEVDTILLMSQVGIASGDALCDVLFGKAYPSGKLTTTWAEINDYPSTKGFGARDDTYYHEGIYVGYRYFDTVGYQPMFPFGYGLSYTKFEITESKVVTENDVLKDGSEITVEAVIKNIGKFPGKEVVQVYICAPQTELDKPYQELKGYRKTKELLPNATEKVSIQIPIESLVSFDSRLNAYVLEAGNYEVRIGFSSRDIKAVVKLTLAEDVVLKKVKTICENKNLTDTFSDFTPKFVGLQNQKVVAESIEWKVKKSSPIEVKYSEEAVEYPKTGKYSWKDVTSKRISIDSFVAGLTNEELAHICVGNFDETTGDSIVGDASAKVAGAAGETTHFDRKYGIPEVVMADGPAGLRLSPIYNLKSDGCVRSKGSSFDNACMKVLTEEQLKKLGWNSESDTDENVDASVDYYQYATAIPIGTALAQSWNDQLAYELGDLVGSEMEIFGIDLWLAPALNIHRSVLCGRNFEYYSEDPLISGKMAAAITRGVQSHRGKAVTIKHFAANNQETNRNASNSVVSERALREIYLKGFEICVREASPKAVMSSYNLVNGEHTCQIKDLQTYVLRDEWGFDGFVMTDWSVTKGLAKGDKKYPVAYASGIVKAGNDMTMPGNRNDVMDILKALEDQRHPYSITRAQLQLSAKRILSTILSMCI
- a CDS encoding HAD-IC family P-type ATPase: MDVIDENTPTLAGLSKSEVADRVARGEGNKADIGTDKTTREIILSNLCTYFNLIFLVISILLILVGSYRNLTFLPIIIGNTVIGIVQELRAKKTLEKMNLLSAPHVDVLRDGKLENLLSEELVKDDIVLFSAGKQICADARVVEGSINVNESLLTGEVDEIEKNVGSALMSGSFVVSGECYAKVEKVGADSYISKLSIEAKSMSGKEQSEMIRQINLIVKAVGIIIIPIAIILFCQSYYVNHDTLSKSVTSTVAAIIGMIPEGLYLLTTLALAISTVKLARRKVLLHDMKSIETLARVDVLCVDKTGTITEPDMRVEEVFLCKSGSKPELSEEDLKRTLADYVFASKDNNATMKSLKEYASNIKIYGDKIPKKILPFSSALKYGSITFEDGCYLLGAPEFIMKENFVKFENDVFPYTQRGSRVLLFAKYEGDDIEKGITQNVIPLGFVAFSNPIRANAEKTFNYFRSQNVGIKVISGDNPQTVSQVAIQAGIENAENYIDASLLDSDKKIEEAMSNYTVFGRVTPKQKQKIVKALQRQGHTVAMTGDGVNDILAMKDADCSVAMASGSEACAQAAQVVLLDSDFAHMPDLVYEGRRVVNNIERSASLFLVKNIFSLLLSVLSAVFLFTYPLEPAQISFVSMFTIGIPGFLLALEPNKNRIQGNFLKNVLIKALPGGLTDVIAVFAIVVAGSVFRISEDSIGTIATLVMSVVGFMILTKISEPLDYRKYLVIAVNVVGLLFSGLLLRRLFALTDLSKISILLMVIFGFAAESVFRNLTLLVEKVEIFYLQAREKSIKSKK
- a CDS encoding WYL domain-containing protein codes for the protein MENAKIDIYPSPKIRKMMDNDIELFEIFKDNKNSEPTKGNTNAFLNRLLYVYFNKDKYKDEMEEFTKLLDTYPMIAKDIRKLIDMILDNEADELLPRHSNNTEDTPEKNRLSFKPTQKNYTTNIYEEIDKDCPHDMSRSGFICKILKLYFKKPLYQRERIIFQSEYENISCRCQKKCIKFYNLSDNQWYTVMPYKIFLGKEQMFNYVFCYGLDENNTIKNYSFRLSRMSQIQGTSLFIPCPEDIEKNFSLTQSLGASYAINTPPETSCVLLTKKGLSSFRHIYFGRPKIKEKKPAPNGCFRYSFNCSEEQLYRYFRRFNPGEAIVESPPSLRDRIIDFHKKSLEVYQ
- the tnpB gene encoding IS200/IS605 family element transposase accessory protein TnpB — translated: MLKAYRYRIYPNKEQEIQLAKTFGCCRFVYNQTLAYRKDAYEKEKKSVSKTDCNNYCNRELKKAYEWLKEVDKFALTNAIYNMDSAYQKFFKEHAGYPKFKSKHSNHKSYTTNFTNGNITVDFDRGRIKLPKLKRVKIKLHRKFSGRIKTATISKVPSGKYYVSVLVETEHSPLVKTNGQIGLDLGIKDLCITSDGKKYENPKTIKKYEKKLTRLQRQLANKTKGSRNYQKKRKQIALCHEKIANTRKDYLHKISSEIINENQVIVSENLQIKNMVKNHNLAKTISDVSWYELTRQLEYKSKWNGRNYIKIDTFYASSQLCFSCGYKNTNVKDLKVRDWMCPFCNTKHDRDINAAKNILAEGLRQVV
- a CDS encoding EcsC family protein is translated as MKNEVVTQKQQEQGMQWLDVAYGQAIKGIGLGDTSVEKMAGDYLAKYSSAEEACKAMLKNQVKKCTSSGVITGFGGFTTLPFTLPLNVTSVLYMQMRMIACTAHLAEYSPSSDQTETLVLACLVGEPLTQVAKQAGVKLGTRVATNAIKKIPGKTLTKINQAIGCRFITKFGTKGIVNLGKAVPLIGAGVGGAFDYFGTRTIADRAYKAFFEGRW
- a CDS encoding CRISPR-associated protein Csm6; this translates as MNILFSPVGGTDPVSERNLYDGSMLHICRHCDIDKVYLYMTKEIWEKHVKDNRYRFFIEKLAEQKNKKIECVIIADKDLENVQVYDQFLFRFEKEINSIVKELKEGDQFFINISSGTPAMKNALVILQDLNEYNCKFIQVSTPERKMNQQIHEKNLDLELMWELNAELERDGENRCAENVCPSLSRLRKEEIIKKHIDEYDYRAALSVARSMEKHSIQNYIEELQRAANRYNLNMKKVDRDYKKDGFDITPVKSGDARKLFEYALWLNIKEKRQEYIDFVRGITPIVVELFEVVLKSKGKLDINDYCKVNKYGVRKWDQDKVTRNLPGRSDSISEITDREHREKHSEDANPSRFNLSNVYSEALLYLLRNLADDTTLLDIANNLRSVEEKVRNLAAHDIVSLDGNDIKNRTGFTPSQIMDMIKKLFAYTNFGIKPEYWNSYEEMNRELKRRISDHAKRS